The Candidatus Polarisedimenticolaceae bacterium genome window below encodes:
- a CDS encoding dihydroorotate dehydrogenase-like protein yields MSLQTSYLGFRLPHPLIPGASPLADEIDGVRRLEDAGASMIVLRSLFEEQLVHEQMAAQHGIDAHENAFAEALSYLPSPEAFRFGPGSYLEHLARVKRAVGVPVVASLNGTTPGGWVEYAHALENAGADALELNLFLVPTDAAESAAAIEDRLVALVHAVRGCIAIPLAVKLSPFFTSVAHFARRLEAEHVDGLVLFNRFYEPDIDVREQTVLRMLSLSRSSELLPRLHGLAIVAAATRLPLAVTGGVHTGVDALKAVMCGASGVQMVSSLLMKGVGRLTEVRRELERALADNEYDSLDQVRGSMSLTRCPDPKAYERVNYMQILQSWRG; encoded by the coding sequence ATGAGCCTTCAGACGAGCTACCTCGGCTTCCGCCTCCCGCATCCGCTCATTCCGGGCGCCTCCCCGCTCGCCGACGAGATCGACGGCGTGCGCCGCCTCGAGGACGCCGGCGCGTCGATGATCGTCCTGCGCTCCCTCTTCGAGGAGCAGCTTGTCCACGAGCAAATGGCGGCGCAGCACGGCATCGATGCGCACGAGAACGCCTTCGCCGAAGCGCTCTCCTATCTCCCGTCGCCCGAGGCGTTCCGGTTCGGGCCGGGGAGCTACCTCGAGCACCTCGCGCGGGTGAAGCGCGCCGTCGGCGTCCCCGTCGTCGCCTCGCTCAACGGCACGACGCCGGGCGGCTGGGTCGAGTACGCTCACGCCCTCGAGAACGCCGGAGCGGATGCGCTCGAGCTCAATCTCTTCCTCGTGCCGACCGATGCCGCGGAGTCCGCCGCGGCGATCGAGGACCGCCTCGTCGCGCTCGTCCATGCCGTCCGCGGGTGCATCGCGATCCCGCTCGCGGTCAAGCTGTCGCCGTTCTTCACGTCGGTCGCCCACTTCGCGCGCCGGCTCGAGGCCGAGCACGTCGACGGTCTCGTCCTCTTCAACCGCTTCTACGAGCCGGACATCGACGTCCGGGAGCAGACCGTGCTCCGCATGCTCTCGCTCTCGCGGTCCTCCGAGCTGCTGCCGCGCCTCCACGGCCTCGCGATCGTCGCCGCCGCGACGCGGCTTCCGCTCGCGGTCACCGGCGGCGTCCACACCGGCGTCGACGCGCTGAAGGCTGTCATGTGCGGGGCCTCCGGCGTGCAGATGGTGTCGTCGCTCCTCATGAAAGGGGTAGGGCGTCTCACCGAGGTCCGCCGCGAGCTCGAGCGCGCGCTCGCCGACAACGAGTACGACTCGCTCGACCAGGTTCGCGGCAGCATGAGCCTGACACGCTGCCCCGATCCGAAGGCGTACGAGCGGGTCAATTACATGCAGATCCTTCAGAGCTGGAGGGGTTGA